A stretch of the Uranotaenia lowii strain MFRU-FL chromosome 3, ASM2978415v1, whole genome shotgun sequence genome encodes the following:
- the LOC129750722 gene encoding uncharacterized protein K02A2.6-like — translation MNGGSANWPLQPFNDAINPQGLRREWEEWLRSFELLVELKGVQTQHEKLVMLLTYGGRGLQRTYYNAGPAPEEIHPEPTRIPYRPEEEPEYDNAIKRLNKFFVGKHNDRVELEIFRSMRQTNEEAFNLFLLRLREQAVRCDFGERIEKDIMQQVTMGARDERVRDKGMENVMTLDEITNYAVNREILYKQKEKAKFVADESLVATVQRGNFRRAPYRTNRWKQPQSNHRTRFLNTQSRPMVRRNECYNCGAEDHYWQSPSCPGRRIKCNRCNVTGHYGRKCPGRQQNWPTRNVWKRPEGETNNLGEAPWKEELPRRPTASDVSEGHSYHLLRESDGIITCKIDTFPVQFLIDSGSSINSVTSEIWDKIGKTDVKIYKTKFQCSRQFKSYASEQPLQISAIFEAWISVNETKPKAYAEFFVVTGANKCLLSKQTAEELRVLKVGLDVQHVQTFKPFPKFPNIEVKLTIDEKIPPKRISYLRVPSAMEQKVDEKILEMLRCDIIEPVQGSSDWISPMVVVPKGKDDVRLCINMRYPNTAIQREYYPLPVIDTFLNRLRGSVCFSKLDITSAFHHIELHPDSRGITTFMTGRGLMRFKRLFFGINCAPEIFQRVMTQMLNGIDGVIVYIDDIVVTGRTRQEHDTRLRQVLKVIRQNNALLNEKKCSFGVDEIDILGFKVNAKGISPSDEKISAIKNFRKPETKEETRSFLGLVNFVGHFIPKLSSRSEPLRKFIRGEVEVFGKEQCDAFDDLRNDLTVKVLKLGFFDPLDATELYVDASPSGLGAVLVQRDKENFPRIICFASKGLTTSEKVYPQTQREALAVVWAVEKFYLYVFGMHFILYTDHKTLEYIYGGKHQDGRRACTRAESWALRLQPYTFTVKHIPGHMNISDILSRLCPNQEAAFDEASEHFLFAVGEGLTAINLDEIRNETRKDGTLTDVIEAMKTGNWPANLIRYEAFKKELGIMEGIVIRDERIILPQSLRNKALDIAHRGHPGVIAMRKILREKVWWPYMDRDVTNKVQECAGCAAVSSQFPPEPMTRKEIPERPWQDIAIDFFSVKECGTFLIIVDYFSRFLRVIEMKLTSASHTISALQTLFDEHFYPETIRCDNGPPFASQEFASYCANKNIRLVHSIPYWPQMNGLVERQNQGLLRALRIAKATNKDWRASLKEYVQMYNSTPHTVTGKAPIELMTGRPIKDLLPSIRTDPYLYREEAVRERDAVEKLKGKKYADSRRHATPSDIKVNDTVIVRSFDNGKLEPKFKLERFRVDRRAGSDCRITNDEGVSYRRSVTHLRKLPRENEGILTSSQGSPGKDESRAETTETGKDPSKGTMEAEQFRRMSSSEGVAPMATASASFGDMHRNLRNTSPIEKRPVRLRKPKVRYSP, via the exons ATGAACGGAGGATCTGCTAACTGGCCTTTGCAGCCATTTAATGATGCCATTAATCCGCAAGGTTTGAGAAGAGAATGGGAGGAGTGGTTGCGCTCTTTTGAACTTCTCGTTGAGCTGAAAGGTGTGCAAACACAACATGAGAAGTTGGTCATGCTATTGACATATGGAGGGCGAGGCTTGCAGAGAACCTATTACAACGCAGGACCCGCACCAGAAGAAATTCACCCAGAACCAACCCGGATTCCTTATCGTCCAGAGGAAGAACCTGAATACGACAATGCGATTAAGAGGCTGAATAAATTTTTCGTGGGGAAGCATAACGATCGCGTTGAGTTGGAGATTTTCCGCTCAATGCGGCAAACCAACGAAGAAgcgtttaatttgtttttactaCGTTTGCGAGAACAAGCAGTGCGATGCGACTTCGGAGAACGAATTGAAAAAGACATTATGCAGCAGGTTACCATGGGTGCTCGCGATGAGAGAGTTCGTGACAAAGGAATGGAAAACGTCATGACTCTAGACGAAATAACCAATTATGCTGTCAATCGCGAAATCCTTTACAAGCAAAAAGAAAAGGCCAAATTTGTTGCTGATGAGTCTCTGGTTGCCACGGTTCAACGTGGCAATTTTCGTCGAGCTCCGTATCGGACCAACCGTTGGAAACAACCACAATCGAATCACCGGACAAGATTTCTGAATACTCAGTCTCGTCCGATGGTTAGGCGTAATGAATGCTACAACTGTGGAGCCGAAGATCACTATTGGCAGTCACCATCGTGCCCAGGTCGACGTATTAAGTGCAATAGATGCAACGTGACAGGGCATTACGGAAGAAAATGTCCAGGAAGACAGCAGAATTGGCCTACTCGTAACGTCTGGAAGCGTCCGGAAGGTGAAACGAATAATCTTGGAGAAGCTCCGTGGAAGGAAGAACTGCCTCGTCGTCCAACTGCAAGTGACGTGTCTGAG GGACACTCATACCATCTTTTAAGAGAATCTGATGGAATAATAACTTGTAAAATCGACACTTTTCcagttcaatttttaattgattctgGGTCTTCGATCAACTCTGTTACATCAGAAATTTGGGACAAAATTGGGAAAACCGATGTTAAAATATATAAGACAAAATTCCAATGCTCTCGTCAGTTCAAATCGTATGCATCTGAACAACCGTTGCAAATTTCAGCAATTTTTGAAGCATGGATTTCAGTGAATGAGACCAAACCGAAGGCATACGCTGAATTCTTCGTAGTGACTGGAGCAAACAAATGTCTTCTCAGCAAACAAACTGCTGAAGAGCTCCGTGTGCTGAAAGTAGGACTCGATGTACAACACGTTCAGACATTTAAACCATTTCCTAAATTTCCCAACATCGAAGTTAAGTTGACGATTGACGAAAAGATCCCACCCAAAAGAATTTCATACCTACGAGTTCCAAGCGCTATGGAGCAAAAAGTGGATGAAAAAATACTCGAAATGCTACGATGTGATATTATCGAGCCGGTGCAAGGTTCATCTGATTGGATTTCCCCTATGGTGGTCGTACCAAAAGGGAAAGACGATGTACGGCTTTGCATCAACATGAGGTACCCCAACACTGCTATCCAGAGAGAATACTACCCCCTCCCAGTTATTGACACTTTCTTAAATAGATTGAGAGGTTCGGTATGCTTTTCAAAATTAGATATTACATCAGCCTTTCATCATATCGAATTGCATCCCGACTCACGCGGCATAACCACTTTTATGACTGGGCGTGGACTTATGCGCttcaaaagattatttttcggtATAAATTGTGCGCCCGAAATTTTTCAGCGGGTAATGACCCAGATGCTGAATGGCATAGATGGCGTCATAGTTTATATAGACGATATTGTGGTGACAGGCCGCACCCGCCAAGAACATGACACCCGACTGAGAcaagttttgaaagtaattcgtCAGAACAATGCTTTGCTGAACGAGAAGAAATGTTCCTTTGGCGTAGACGAAATTGATATACTAGGGTTCAAAGTCAACGCGAAGGGAATTAGCCCGTCAGACGAGAAAATATCTGCTATTAAAAACTTCAGGAAACCGGAAACAAAAGAGGAGACTAGAAGTTTTCTAGGGCTGGTCAATTTTGTGGGCCACTTCATTCCGAAGTTATCTTCACGGTCCGAACCACTGCGGAAATTTATCCGTGGAGAGGTGGAGGTTTTCGGAAAAGAACAATGCGATGCCTTCGATGATCTCAGGAACGACTTGACAGTCAAAGTACTCAAACTTGGATTTTTTGATCCACTCGATGCGACTGAGCTTTACGTAGATGCGTCACCGAGTGGACTCGGCGCAGTCCTCGTCCAGCGTGATAAGGAGAACTTCCCCAGAATAATATGTTTTGCCTCAAAAGGATTGACAACATCCGAAAAGGTTTATCCTCAGACACAGCGAGAGGCCCTGGCTGTAGTATGGGCAGTAGAAAAATTCTACCTTTACGTCTTTGGTATGCATTTTATTTTGTACACCGACCACAAGACATTAGAATACATATACGGAGGAAAACATCAAGATGGTCGTCGTGCTTGTACCAGAGCAGAATCATGGGCTCTTCGTCTGCAACCTTATACTTTTACTGTTAAACACATTCCAGGTCACATGAACATATCTGACATTCTATCGCGTTTATGTCCAAATCAGGAAGCTGCGTTTGATGAAGCCTCAGAACATTTTCTCTTCGCTGTAGGGGAAGGTCTAACGGCAATAAACTTGGACGAGATTAGGAATGAGACAAGGAAAGATGGTACACTAACCGATGTTATTGAAGCTATGAAAACTGGTAATTGGCCGGCAAATTTAATACGATACGAGGCATTCAAAAAAGAGCTGGGTATCATGGAGGGTATTGTGATTCGGGACGAACGTATAATTTTACCGCAGAGTTTGAGGAACAAAGCACTGGATATAGCACACCGAGGGCACCCTGGCGTTATCGCAATGCGAAAAATTCTACGCGAAAAGGTTTGGTGGCCCTACATGGATAGGGATGTCACCAACAAAGTGCAAGAATGTGCAGGATGTGCGGCAGTTAGCTCGCAATTTCCTCCTGAACCTATGACAAGGAAAGAGATCCCGGAACGGCCATGGCAGGATATAGCAATCGACTTTTTTAGTGTCAAAGAGTGTGGTACTTTCTTAATAATAGTAGACTATTTCAGCAGATTTTTGAGGGTTATAGAAATGAAGCTTACCAGCGCATCGCACACCATCTCTGCGCTTCAAACCTTGTTTGATGAACATTTCTATCCGGAAACAATACGTTGTGACAATGGGCCACCCTTTGCGAGTCAAGAATTTGCTAGTTATTGTGCGAATAAAAATATACGATTGGTTCATTCTATACCGTATTGGCCGCAAATGAACGGCCTTGTGGAACGGCAAAACCAAGGATTGCTACGAGCTTTACGAATCGCAAAGGCTACAAACAAAGATTGGCGTGCGTCATTGAAAGAATATGTTCAAATGTATAACAGCACTCCGCATACCGTAACAGGAAAAGCCCCAATAGAACTTATGACCGGGCGACCTATCAAAGACCTACTTCCGTCGATTAGAACGGATCCTTACTTATATCGGGAAGAAGCAGTACGCGAAAGAGATGCAGTGGAGAAattaaaaggtaaaaaataCGCAGATAGCCGCAGACATGCCACACCATCAGATATTAAAGTAAATGATACTGTTATCGTACGGAGTTTCGATAATGGTAAACTCGAACCAAAGTTTAAATTGGAGCGTTTTCGGGTCGACAGAAGAGCTGGAAGTGATTGCAGGATCACTAACGATGAAGGAGTTTCGTATCGTCGTTCGGTTACTCACTTGAGAAAGTTGCCAAGGGAAAATGAAG gcATTCTTACTTCCTCTCAAGGTTCCCCTGGAAAGGACGAGTCACGTGCAGAAACAACCGAGACCGGGAAAGATCCTAGCAAGGGCACAATGGAAGCAGAACAATTTAGACGGATGTCATCATCAGAAGGCGTTGCACCGATGGCTACGGCATCGGCCTCTTTTGGAGATATGCACCGAAATTTAAGGAACACTTCGCCAATCGAAAAACGTCCAGTACGACTACGGAAACCTAAAGTGCGGTATAGTCCGTGA